CTTCCCCAGAAACAATGGTGAGAATGAAAAATAGCGTGATACAGCTAAATCCCATTGCCGGCACAAGACCTAGGGGGAAAACCAAAGAAGAGGATCGAAGACTAGAAAAAGACTTACTTTCAGACGAAAAAGAATTGGCAGAACACGTGATGCTTGTTGATCTCGCAAGAAATGACGTGGGAAGGGTATCCAAAATCGGTAGCGTGGTCGTAGAGCGGTTTTTGGATGTGGAGAGGTATTCACACGTCATGCACATAGTTTCTTCGGTCAGAGGAGTATTAAGGGAAACTCTAGATGCCTTTGACGTTTTTGCTTCTTGTTTTCCTGCAGGAACGGTAGTTGGTGCTCCTAAAATAAGAGCCATGGAGATCATAGAAGAGTTGGAGGAGGAAAAGAGAGAATTTTACGCCGGAGCAACAGGCTATTTTCTTTTTAGCGGCGATATGGACTTTTGCATCACTATAAGGAGCTTGCTTATGAGGAAAAATGAGCTCTTCATGCAGGCTGGTGCAGGTATTGTTTTCGATTCGATTCCGGAAAAAGAGTACTGTGAGACACTGAATAAATTAGAGGCCCTGACAGAAACTTTACGAAGTATCGGGGATATCCTCAAATGATTCTCCTCATAGATAACTATGATTCCTTCACCTATAACCTCTTTCAGTACCTGGGGGAAATGACATCGGAAATTCTGGTTATGAGAAACGATCGATTCAAACTCGACGAGATAGAAAAGATGAGACCTTCCGCAATAGTTATCTCACCCGGACCGAAAAGACCAGAAGATGCGGGATTGACAGTGGAAGTGATAAAGAGGTTCGGGAATAAAACCCCAATTCTTGGTGTATGCTTGGGCCATCAGTGTATCGGATACGCCTTCGGGGCACGAATTGTGCGAGCAAAAAGGATTTTACATGGAAAGACGTCCTTTATCTATCATGACGAAAAAACAATATTTAAAGGCTTAAAAAACCCGTTTCGTGCTGTAAGGTATCATTCGCTCGTAATAGATGAAAGCTCCATCGATGATTCGGTTTTAGAAGTTACGGCTAAGTCCGAAGACGGGGAGGTAATGGGGATAAGGCACAGAGAATGCTTCATAGAAGGTGTCCAGTTTCATCCAGAATCTATCCTTACAGAGAGCGGCAAAAAGATATTGGAGAATTTTTTAGAGATCGCGGGGGTAAAAGTATGATCAAAGACGCCATAAAGAAACTCGCCGATCGAATAGATCTGTCTTTCGAGGAGGTAAAGGAGGTCATAAGTGAGATCGTTGAGGGCAAGGCAAAAGAATCTCAAATAGCTGCATTCTTAACTGCACTCCGGATTAAAGGGGAAAGACCTGAAGAAGTTCTAGCAGCACTAAGTGTGGTAAGAGAGAAAGCAAAAAGGGTCTCCGTCCCTTATAAACCCTTACTTGATATCGTTGGTACGGGAGGGGATGGGCAAAAAACCTTTAATATATCCACCGTGTCAGCCTTCGTTTTAGCCGGAGGAGGAGTAAAAGTTGCGAAACATGGAAATAGAGCTTTATCGAGCCTTTGTGGAAGCGCAGATCTTATCGAGTCTTTAGGGGCGAGACTAAACCAAGATGAGTCCGAAATACAAAGATTAATAGAGGTGACCGGATTTGCCTTTATTTTTGCACCTTTTTTCCATCCCGCACTAAAGCAAGTCCAAAAGGTAAGACAAGATATAGGAATCAGGACCATATTCAATATCGTGGGGCCCCTTGCGAATCCATTATCGCCAGATTATATGCTTCTCGGTGTGGCAAAACCTGAGATGGCTTATGTCTACGTTGAAGTATTAACGAAGACTGACGTTCAAAAAGCGGCAGTTTACTATAGCTTAGACGGTCTAGATGAGATAAGTGTGGCTCAAGAAACAACGGTCTTCGAAATAGACAAAGAAAGGGTGAAAAGGTACTCACTTTCCCCAGAGGAGTTTGGAATAAAAAGAGCAAAAAAGGAAGATCTCTTGGGTGGTGATCCGCAAAAGAACGCTTTTATTGCAAAAAGGATCTTAAGCGGAAAGGAAAGGGGTCCAAAAAGGGATGTGGTTCTTTTAAACAGCGGATACGGGTTTTACCTTGTGGGAAAGACAAAAAGCATAGGAGAAGGGATCGAGTATGCAAAGGAGGTAATAGATTCGGGTTTGGCGCTAAAGGTCTTAGAGAGCTACGTAGAGGAAAGCAAAAAATGTTTTTAAAGAAGATCCTGGAGGAAAAGCGCCCCATTCTTGAAAAAAAGAAAAGGCTTTTTCCCGAAAAGGAGATGGAGAATAGGCTATCTCAACTCGAAAAAAGGCCATTTTT
The sequence above is a segment of the Thermodesulfobacteriota bacterium genome. Coding sequences within it:
- a CDS encoding aminodeoxychorismate/anthranilate synthase component II, coding for MILLIDNYDSFTYNLFQYLGEMTSEILVMRNDRFKLDEIEKMRPSAIVISPGPKRPEDAGLTVEVIKRFGNKTPILGVCLGHQCIGYAFGARIVRAKRILHGKTSFIYHDEKTIFKGLKNPFRAVRYHSLVIDESSIDDSVLEVTAKSEDGEVMGIRHRECFIEGVQFHPESILTESGKKILENFLEIAGVKV
- the trpD gene encoding anthranilate phosphoribosyltransferase, with the protein product MIKDAIKKLADRIDLSFEEVKEVISEIVEGKAKESQIAAFLTALRIKGERPEEVLAALSVVREKAKRVSVPYKPLLDIVGTGGDGQKTFNISTVSAFVLAGGGVKVAKHGNRALSSLCGSADLIESLGARLNQDESEIQRLIEVTGFAFIFAPFFHPALKQVQKVRQDIGIRTIFNIVGPLANPLSPDYMLLGVAKPEMAYVYVEVLTKTDVQKAAVYYSLDGLDEISVAQETTVFEIDKERVKRYSLSPEEFGIKRAKKEDLLGGDPQKNAFIAKRILSGKERGPKRDVVLLNSGYGFYLVGKTKSIGEGIEYAKEVIDSGLALKVLESYVEESKKCF